The Ascochyta rabiei chromosome 22, complete sequence sequence TGTGTACTTGAGGTTGTCATCGCACCGAGCACAACATCATTTCGTAGCGCCCATCACAGGCATTGGCGATCGAAAATGGATCCCATTTCCAAGGGAAAGCACGGCAGCAAACAGCCAGGAGTTCACCAAGCCAGACTTGACAGTCTTGGACGTGGGTCTGACTGGGGTGCTGTATACGGTTGCTCTAGCAGTGCAGCACTTCCGGCGGCAGACTCGCACCGATGACAGGCTTTTGGGTCGGCTTGGACTAGTTGCGAGCGTGTGTGGTCTATACTGCGTGCCCAGCCTGCCAATATACACGACTGCGAAGCACGCTCTTGTTGGCTTGACGCGCAGCTACGGGAAGCTGTTGGTAGATGAGCGCATTACTGTCAACGCTGTGGCGCCGAATGTTGTCCAGACGAGTATCAGCTCGCCGGTGATTTATGATAAGCTGGCCAAGGACAATCTGCTGACGCCTATGGACGGACTAATGGATGCTTTCGATACGATGCTTGGTAGCAGTTGCAGCGGGGAGGTGTTTGAGTGTGGACCAGCAGGGGGATGGACGCAAAGAGCGGCTACGGAGTACTTGAATAAGGGAAGTGCGGAAATCTGCAGTCTGCTCAACGTGCGAGCAAGAGGCCTGCACTATCTTGCGTAGTCACCAATCCATCTTAGAGGTCCAAGGTCCAGGGTCCAGGGTCCAGGGTCCAGGTTCCGATGGTGCAGAGGAACGGTGACCCGCCGTTGGGTTCGCCGGCAATTGGCCCGAAACGAGGCGCATCCCAACTTCGCCAATTGTGGAGCAAGGCAGCCCGTTGATCAGCGCGGCGCACTCGCCATGTGGCTTCGCAGACACACTGCAATCTCTCTGCTGTCGTTCTGTCGCACATTCCCTAAGCCTCCCTGAGCACTCCGTTACCGCCTGTCACACGGAGCCCGCCGCTGTCGCTCACTGAACCCATCCGCCTGCAATCGCCCTTGCAACCACGACCGCTTCTCCCTCCACAACCACCGTCTACACGATGGCAAGACTCCATCCCATGCTGGTTGCCTGCGGGTCGGCGCTTATAATCGACTGCTGCTCCAATGTCATTGCCCAACGACTCAAGGCGTGGAGTGACGGGGAGCCCTTCGTCTTCGATCGCGTGCTCTTCTTCCAGTTCGCCTTCATGGTCGTTCTTACTGCGCCTGTAAACTACCACTGGCAGCATTGGCTTGAACGCACCTTCCCCGGCTGGAAGACCGTCAAGCGGACAAGGCATGCTACGAGCGAAGACGGCGATGCTGCGGAGAAGGCTGTCTTCCTGAAAGAGGACGGAGAGGATAAGCGCATGGTTGAGGAGGATGTTCAGGAGCGTAATTGGTTCAACATCTTCAAGAAATGGTTCACAGATGTATGTTGGATGCATGTGGCCTGGACAAACGCGTACTGACAAGCTGCAGTGCATTACCATGGGTGCACTCTTGAACCAGACCATGTTCTTGATCCTGATAGGCCTGCTGAAAGGCAAGACGTATGGCCAGATTGTGCAGAGTTTCCACGATGTAAGTGTTGACGCCAGGCCTCCACAGTACACCGCACTGATAATTTTCCCAGGAGCTCTTGAAGCTCATCTGGGACTCGTATAAGGTCTGGCCCATTGCCAACTTCTTCAGCACCACGTACTGCCCCGTCGAGCGACGCATGATCTTCCTCAGCTTCTGTGGCTTGTTATGGAACATTTACCTCTCTCTTGTGGCGCAACGTCTATAAGCAGCAGTAGCCTTCAATGCAACATTCGTCCACTCTTACCAGACTTCCAAGCCTGCAGAATAGCGTCCCAATATTTCTCCTCGTCTTCCCTAATATGCCCACAATGCGCACTCCGCTCGAACCTCACCATGGTCACATCCCACCCCTTCCCCCTCGCAATTGCAGCATgctcctccacctcctcaCACCCAACCATCTGATCCACGCGACTATACAAGTACAGCCTCGGCACACTCTTATCAAAAATGCCCTCGTCATTCATCTCACGACACAACACCACCATCTTGTTCTCCCGCCCTCTAATCACATTGACCAAGAACGTGCACAACAGCAAAAAATGCACCAGCACGCCCCCAAACCACCTCCAGAACACCGATCTCGGCAGCCCCGCAGTTATCGCAGCATAACTCTTCATCCACGGCCCCTTGGTTGGACTGGAATCCATAATCTGGCACCGCATAGGCAGACACGCACCATACGCGCTCTTCCACGCCTTGGCAAACTCATTCACCTGGTTCCCCCCACCGTTGGAAAAACTGTGCACCAGCACCTCGCCCCTGGCTGAGACGTGCGCGTGCGTGACGTCCAGTGCGGGTGCTAGGAGATAGGCGTAGCGCGCGCTGCGCGTGAACATGTCTGAGGTGTAGCACCGGATGAGCAGGATTTGGGACGTGGGGAAGAGTCGCTGGTATGAGATTGTGTATTTGGCTATGTGGCGTGCGGCTGCGGCGTTCCAGGCGAAGAGGAGGATGAGGGGGGAGGAGGGCGGCGTGTAGGATTTAGAAGTCCAGAGGTAGGTGTTGTGGCCGATCAGTGTGAAGTCTGTAAGCGGCTGGGCGACGTCTTGCGGCGTGATGGATGAAGTCATCTTGTGTAGGGGTTCTCTTCAGTCAAGCGGCAGAGGAAGATACTCGGTTTGAGTGCTGTCGTGCTGCATGTACGTATATATATCCACATCACCACCCAAGCAATATCGCACCAAACGCGCACGAGTACACCAACGCGCCTTGAACGTGGAGCAGGAACCAAACATAGCCGAGGCCCGCATCTGATTGGCCCGTTCGCAACCTTCACCTGTTCCGAGACTCCCCATCTCACATCTCCAACCCTATGCTCTGAACCCACCACGCCCCAGTCTTCTCGATTGTAGGAATCGGCCCTCTGTTCATCCACCGGTGGAATTCCTACCCCAGACCCAACCAGCAACACTAGACAGCACAGCGCCCGCCTGCGCCGCTCCCGCCGCAGCGCTGGCTCCGTAGCCGCCCATCGCTGCGCTCTGGAACATGGCGTACCAGCCGCCTGCTGGAACAATGCCAAAGTACGACATGACAGCTGCTGCGCCTGAACCTGTGTTTTGCATCAGTAGACGTATAGACGTCGAATGTTGATTTGTGTCTGCTCGCAGTCTGTTCGCGTCGACGTGAAGCAGCACACACAGGACTTACCTGGTAGGGGGCCGCCGGCACTGAAGCCAAGCGCGGCGAAAACAGGTATCGTGGCTGCGGCGGGTGTGCATATGATGACCCCGTTGACGATTTGGAACACGGTTTGGTAGGGGTGTCCGGCGATCCAGTCGAGGACGACTTTCGTGGCGTTCATCGTGTTGGTAAGTTGTCCTGTGTTGATATATGGAAGAGAGAGTGATGTGGTGATCAGGTGTGAGAGGAGTCTGTATTTGTAGGTAGCTGGGTGACTATGTGGGAGGCAAGGCTGAGTGTGGCGCCTGGTGGGGGATTAAGTGAAGTGAAGGTAACACGACTTGGAAATGCGGCACAGCAATTGATTGGTCGAAAGCTGCAGTTCTGAAGATAATGCATGTATACCAACTGTGCCATGTTTTAGTCGGTGCCTCTGTCATCACGCTGGTGCGCTGGTCCTCTATGCGTGCTTCAACGATGTGCGGGTCCGGCAAGATCAGTTGCTTCAATGGACTGAACCACAACGTCAACGTTCTTCGTCCCTCCTTCTCTACCTGCTGCGCCGCTGTGCTGCTCCTCGTCATTTCGTGTGGCCGTGTCGGGGCTTTGCGACAGCGGCTCGAAGTGTGCGTTGCCCAGCCTCTTCTTATCAATGCGGCGTCTCCACGGCTTGTACAGCAAAACACTGAGGCCGCCAAAGACCACAAATGCGCCACAGATAGCTCCGCCTATGTGATGGTTAGTCTATACCGGCTCAGTTTGATTGCAAACACATACCAACGATATCCCAGCTATCGCCCAACTTCTCAACGCCGTCCCAGAACTTGCCATCAGGCTCAGCAACGTTCAAGATCAGATTGAGGAACTGTACAGTCCCAATAATGGTTGCGACAATGACCGTGATCACCGTGAGAACGATGCTGTAGTAGCAGATTGCAATAGGATCTCTCGCGAGCTGCGTGCTGGTGTACAGACTCATCATGAGCGCGCCATCCGTCGTGTCAAGCAAACACATGCCTGCAGTGAACAATAATGGAAAGATCAGAATCAGCCAGATAGAAGTACCTTTCGTCGCCTGGATCGAGCTTATACCGAGGATAGCAATCTCTGACGAAGTGTCGAATCCCAGGCCGAAGAGTACGCCGAGAGGATACATCTTCCACGGCCGATCGACGAGTTTGAACAGCTTTTGCAATACAGGAAAAAGACAACCGCCGCCTTGGATTTTGAACTCCTCGTGCTCCTGGCCGGGCTCGCTTGCGATGATTCTCTTCATCTGGACTATCAACTTGTACAATATGTAGATGTTCATGACGCCCAGCAGCAAGAGGAAGGTGGCAGATACGGAGGTGCCGATGATGCCGCCGATACGTTCGAAGCTGTCAAACTTGGATGACACGGCAGCTGCAGTCCCAGCTACGACGAGCGAGGTGATGATGACAACAGTCGAGTGGCCCAAGGAAAAGAACATTCCTACGGTCACGGGGCGCTGGCCTGCGGCGATCAGACGCCGAGTCATCAGGTCGATGGCGGAGATGTGATCCGCGTCCAGGGCATGGCGGAGTCCCAGTGTGTAGGAAAGAATTGCCGTTGATACGAGGGGGGTGTTAAAGTGCTGTTGCGAGAGTGAGAACCATGTTGGCTGTATAAACTCGAGCAAACTCACCAGGACCACACCGATAGCAGCCCAGACAACGACATTGATAGCGATGAGCGTGACAATAATTGCGATCGCCGGGAAGGGAAGCTTGCTGAGATAAGGTACGCGAGCATGGTATGTTGACGCCTTGTTGGACACATTGGCGAAGAACGAGGGCTTGGTGTTCGAGGCGTCACTAGACGGAGCTGGGGACGTCGCCATCCTAAGCGTCGTTTCTTCTTCCACTGCGCAAAGAGGACTATGGCAATAGACGAATATgtgtagaagaagaagtcaTCCCTCTTGGTTACAGGTGAAATCCAGATGCACTTGCGGGCACTACCCAGAGCGAGCCTTGTACCGTGGGATGAATGGCGCGTAGTGGGGCTGGCAACTGCCATTATCGCCGCCGCGGGGCACCTGCATGTTGCGATGTCGAAATCATATCGAGTCATCCGCCAAACCTCACTCACAGACGGCCCTTCAGAAATCGTCTTCGGAATTGGTTTTGGCATTTTCAAAAACTGTTTTATTACATCTTTCGAAACAGAAGCGACGCGTTGGTGCCTCCAAAACCGAAGCTGTTCGACATGGCGACATTGACCTCTTTCTGCTGCGCTTCGTTTGCGACATAATTGCAATTGAACTCTGCTGCTGGGTCTCCAGGGTTTTGAAGGTTCAAAGTCGGTGGGAGAATGTTCTGTGGTCGTCAGCATCTCGTTCGCCCAGTTTGCAACCAACTTACATTGTGAAGACCGAGGATGGTGAAGATCGCTTCCACACTACCCGCGGCTCCTAGTAGATGCCCAACAGCGCCCTTTGTGCTGCTGACATTGATCTCAGATGCCTGGGCCTTACCGTCCTCACCAAGGAGCAGACCTTTGATGGCTCTGTTCTCTGCTGCATCGCCAAGAGGCGTACTTGTAGCATGAGCATTGACGTAGTCAACAGAAGCCGGCTTCAAGCCAGCGTGTTTCAGTGCCTTCTTCATCGCTAGTCGTGGACCTTGACCGTCTTCACGAGGGGCAGTCATATGATGCGCGTCGCTCGACAGGCCATATCCAGCAATCTCTGCGTATATACGTGCACCGCGAGCTTTGGCATGCTCCAGCTCCTGGTATTATTAGTATAGTCCAGAAATATAGACGATGACGACATACTTCAAGCACAACAACCCCAGCACCCTCGCCGATGACGAAACCATCTCGCTCTTTGTCAAATGGCCGGCTGGCTTCCGTAGGCCGATCATTGAACTCAGTTGCCAggcttcttgctcttgcaAATCCTGAAATAGCAAGAGGGTGGATGCAAGACTCAGCCCCACCGGCTACCATAACGTCGGCGTCACCAAACTGTATCATGCGAGATGCATCGCCGATACTATGTGCACCTGTCGTGCAAGCCGTTGTGGCTGCATGATTTGGTCCCTACAGTGAATCAATTTAGAGATTGAAGTGTTGAAGCGGAAGGCGTACCATGAAGCCGTAGCGCATTGATATGTGACCTGCCGCAAGATTGATAAGGAGGCGCGGGACAAACAGGGGCGACACTTTTCGATATCCCTTCGTACTATTAAAAGGGAAGCTTCGTTTTTCTGGAATGTACTCACACCCTTGTCGAAAGCTACTGCGGTGTCATAAGCATCGTCTAAGCTCCCGATGCCAGAACCTATATAGACACCCTTGAATAACGTTAGCAGAGAAGCTATCAAAGACACGATAGAACATACAGTAGCCTCAAGTTCCTCTTCCTTCTTCGGAGCCCATCCAGCATCGCTCAGTGCTTCCTCGGACGCAACCATAGCATATTGCGCGAACCTCGCCATCCGACGTTCATCCTGTGATCATTAGTCTCGTAGACACTAAAATCGTTCAATATCACATACACCAGCATTAAGATACTCTTTCGCATTCCATTTTCCATCTGTTCTCATCCCCTCAGGCACTACAGCAGCAACATGGCTCGGCAAAGCTGCAAACTGAGGGCTTCTGTCCTTGATAGTTGTGATGCCGCAATGGCCGTCTACAAGGCGCTGCCATGTTCGACGAACACCTAATTCCACGTATGTCAATGGAGGCCACAGAGCTTTGTGTTATGGACAGTACCTATTCCAAGAGGCGTGACAAGCCCTAGGCctgttactactaccctTCGCATTGCATGTTTTGATGGTTGTTGATGAAGGCGAGCATCAGAGTTTCAACGGAGAAGCTCGTGCCACACTTCTTCAGCCACTGTGGCGCAGATGTCGTCTTGTGTTTGCCTTCCATTGTTTTGCCGTGCATTTGATACCTTCACACAATGCAACATATCAATTAAAGATTCAGACATAATCTGTTATTGACACTGCCTTGTCTTGgtcttataatattaagcGTAGCACGTCAGTGCACACGTTAGCCTTGACAGTAGTGAGCTGCACTTGGTGCACCTCTTAGCGACACAACCACAGTTCCACTTTGTCACATAGTCAGGCACAGAATGTCAAGCGAAGCAGTTGGAAAGTCTTCATCTATGATCTTGATGAATGAGCCAAATCTGCGCTGCAATCTCATCGCTTGCTCATAACTCTACACAATCCTCTATCCCTGCCACTTCGTACTGGCGATTGAGGGGTTGAACCTCAGCTCTTCTCGTCAGAGCGTATCATATCGTACAGCCTTCTTTCAAGCATACGCCGAAAATTGTACGCCGGGACCATGCATCATAAACAAAAACGCCACGCTAAAAATCCGACATCAAATCACCATGCGGTGATGTCGTCAACTTCGGCCTCGCCAAAGGTGCTCGTTTTCGTGGCTTCCATACCAGAGTCGCTGGAGATGATGTCAGGGTTTGGAGTTCGATTCATAATATCTGGAAGGAACTCGTGTAGGAAGCCGAGCAGGTGGCGGTTGACTTGATCGAATTCCAACAGGAAAGCGTCGTGACCATCAGGCGAGTCGATAGTCTTCAGAGTGGCATTGGGGATGTGCGCTGCAAGCTCTTGCTGTTCGGCATAAGTGAAGAGGCCGTCAGACTGAATACCAAGCACAAGTGTTGGCTGCTCGATCAACGAAAGCGCATAGTGAAGAGCCGTCACAGGGTCGAGGCTTTCTTCATCCTCGCCCTCGGGATAACGGTAGCGGGAAATGTCGTGAGTATCGAGCTTGCGGGTGATAGCGATGTAACAATTGGCGTCAAATCGCTTGATGAACTTTTCGCCCTGGTAGCGCAAGTACGACTGCGCTGAAAAGTAGTGTTGAGCCAAAGGCTTAGACTTTGCGCTCGCCGTGGAATCGGTGCGTCGCAGAGGTGGTGTAGAAGGGTTCGACGCGTCGTGGAATTCTAGATCGGCAGTCTTTGCTGATGCGGACGTGTTCAACGCAGCACTGCTGTTTGTCCTCGACGCTGCGCGCGGTGACCCAGCGTTCTTGTGACCGTGGTTGTGGATTGCCCAATGCTCGTTCGAGGGGGTTGTCGGACGTGGAACAGTGTTGATACTCTGCTTCTTGGATAGATCTGGGGTGTTACGACCGAAGCGTGATTCGAACGAGTCGCGACTACGGTAGGTCAGCAGCGCAGACATGCGCGCAGCTCCCAGGCCGGTCGACGGAGGATCTTCGAATGTGTAGTAGCCGTCGTCGTACTTGGGATCACTGTAGATGCTCTGGCGTTGGGCCTCACCCCAGCTAATGCCCCAAGCGCTGTAGCGAGCAGAGGTGGCGATGGGTATGATGTTGCGAACATAATCCTTTCCAAAGTAAGCAAACTCGAGCACAAGCATGCCACCCATGGAACCTCCAATGACTGCCGCGATTTGCTTGACGCCGAGGTCGTCGAGAAGCATCTTGAAAATACTGCGGCTGTTAGCGCTGTTTCTTCCTGAGCATGCCATCGTATCTTGCTCACTTGACATCGTCTCGCACTGTAGTCAGCGGGAACTCAGGCCCATAGCGCCCATTCGAGACATCTCCATCTCGTGCCGTGACGGGGCTTGCGCTGCCGTACGGACTGCCCAAGCTGTTCATGCATATGACGAAGAACCTCGACGTGTCGAAGGCTTTACCCGGCCCTCCCAGCAAAGGACCCCACCAGTCGCCCACATCAGCACTTCCCGTCAGCGCATGACAGATGACCATGGCATTATCGCGCCCAGGTGACAGAGTGCCGTATGTCTTGTATGCCACGGATACATCCTGGAGGACAACGCCAGACTCAAGTGTGACTTCGGGTATAATCGCAAAAGTCTGGTCGGGTATCAAGCCAGAGTAGGGGTTTTCGGACTGGGCTGTAACTCGTTCTAGATTATCGTCAGCTTCCACGATCAACACGGGAGACCAGTGACACGAGTCGTTTGCCGGAGGAGATGGAGAGCTGTACTATACTTGTGTGTGCCATTAGCGGCTACGTTGGCGTCAATTGAAGTAACCATGGTAGACCTGTGTTATGATTGTAGGAGGGACAAGGTGCTACGCCAGCGCTCAAGCTTCTTTAGCCTATTGCGGGGAGTCATCTTTTTCTGGGCCCCACACGCATGCATTTCACTCTGCGGCGCGCCGCTAACGTGGGGTTGAGTTCCGTAGTGGATGGCGTCATTGGTCATCGCTCCGATTCATCTCCGGGCCGCTGATTGGAACACCACGCTTGCTTCAAGACATCAACATAAACCACTCGGGAGGTCACTCGAGTCCATGTCACGTTCTACTTGACGGTGATTCCGCTATGATATCGTTGAGCCTAGGCAAAATACCCAATGGGCTATTGCACAACTTGGCTAAGCTCAGCTTGCTGAAGCGAACGCGCTCCGAGACAATGCAGTATTGAACGCCCGAGAAGGTATCTGAATTAAAGACAAGTACACTAGACACTGAAGATGATATGTCCACCAACAGGCTGCAATGCAATAAAACGATTCAAGTAAACTCTGTTTTCGGGTTGCGGTGTGCAGTGAAGACAACACCAAGACAACAACCTCGTTTTAATGTGGAACATCCCAACCCCGTCTCCCATCGATTTAGATCTCCAACCTCTATACACCAAGGCCACAGAGGACGATGACATAGTGTAGCGTAGTGATGATAAGTTTGGCACAGTGGTTGATGTACATCTTGATAGAGCTGAGAGTTGCTACGTGGGAACAAGAAGGAAAATCAGTCAAGTCAACAGCATCGTTTGCATTGCATTGGCCAGCCAGCTATTCCAGCCTGCGTCTCTAGCAGCTCAAGTATGGTTTTCGGGGTATAATACAGGAAGTAGAGAGATCCACCAATTTTCCTCTCCAAGGAACATCTGCGCCGCTCTTCCGTCTACATACACAAGCCATAGTACTGCTGGTCCATTGTTTACAAGTCCTCATTAGCCCAACCCAATCCCCCTTTTCCTTTGCACAATCGAGACAAAGACATCCTAACGTCTGTCCCTCTCGCGTTCTACCCGCTCCATCTCTCGCTCCACATCGCCCTCGGTCCTGACACCGCCCCTTCTCGACCTGCCTGCGTTCTTCCGCAGACCGGCAGTAAAAAGATTGGCAATGCTGTTGTCGCCTCCAGCCCCAGACTTCCTCCGCTTGTCGCGATGCGAGGCTGGCCCCGTGGGTGCCTTGACCTCCATCTTGCTGGGTCCGCGAGGTGCGTCCTGGACCTCTTCTACATCGTCATGCGAGCGTTTCGAGGAGACTGAGGGTCGGGAGGAGTGGATGTGCGAGTGTAAGCTCTTGGTTAGGACATCGCGCTGGTCGCGGTCTACACGGTCGCGGCTGTTGCGCTCGCGGGCATTCTTCTCGCGCTCAGCAGCGTAGTGATCTTGTGGCGTGAGCTCGGCCGGTGTGCCTGGTGCTGATGGTACGGAAGAGACACTGCTTTTTCTACGGCGTTTGATTTTGTCGCGGTCTGCAGCAGGACCTTTTGGAGGCTGGAAATTGCGAGGGCCGGTCGGAGGCTGCGGTGGTGGCATAACAGTAGGTTTTGATCGGCCCGCACCCTTGATCGAGAAAGTGTTTGCCGAGGGGCCAGTGGGCGCGTTTAGAGGCGGAGACACAGCACGCTTCTGCATCATCTTGCCAACCACATCGTCTTCTGCGGGACGCTTGCTCTTGGTATCGCGGTCGTCTTGACTGTGATCCTCCCGGTCGCGATCCTTGCGGCTTCGTCGAGACGAGCGATGCTTGTCGTCTTCATAGTCGCGCTCCTCATCTTCTCCTTCGTGGTCACGTCGACGCCTACGCTCTTTGTCTTTCTCTCTTGATCGATCCTTCTCACGCTCATAATCATACTCTTTCTCTCGATCTCTGCGGTCACGCCTGTCTCGCTCGCGGTCCTTGTCGCGTGACCTGTCACGGTGCTTGTCTTTATCGCTTCTGTGCTTACGTCGCGAACCAGATTCTGAGTCTCGCTCACCGTTGGCATAGGCATCATCGTCGTGCTTGCTCTCTTCGGCGAGAGAGCGCGAGCGGTGCCGACGGCGGTGTTCCTTACTGCGATCACGGTGTGAGCGGGATGAGCGGTGTTTATCTTTATCGCGGCGACTGTTGCGATATTTCGAGTCGGCCGAGGCGCTACGAGTTCTATCACCTCGACTGCCCCTGTCATCACGGTGTTCTTCGCGATCATCATTTCGCGATGAGCGGTGAAGTCGACGGTCTTTGCGACGTTCATAGTCATCGTCAGCCTGCGGCGTTGCTGAGCGTCCCCTGCCTTCCCGCTTAGATTCGCGGTCTGCTGAACGCGATCCTTCTCGGCGGTCGTCTGTGCCTTCATCTCGTGCGCGAGATCTCGATCTTGATCGTGACACCGACTTGTCTTTGGTACGAAGACTTTCGTCTCGCAGAGGGGAGCGACTGTGCACTGGTCAATTCCGACACTTTGACGATGTCAGGCAGTGAACTCACCTTCGAACTCGGCGCTGGGGACTACGACCACTGGCACTTTGCGCAGGCGTAACGCTCTTCGGTGGCGGGTGGTAGCGCACGTTGTTCATACGACTTGAGAAGCCAGTATTCGGCCTGCCTTCGCGCATCGCTCGCGGGCCTGTGGGCGCACCTTCCACACCACGGCCTTGTGGCTCACCAGTCAAAACCGTAGCAGCACCGTACGCTGCATTGAAGCCGCCACGAGGACCAAAGTTGTTGTTCTGGTGGAATCCCATGTTCATGCTAGGGTCGAAAGGCGCGTTCATTTGCATTTGGTTAGGGAACTGATTCATCATGCCATTGGCATACCCCATGTTTGGCTGCATGCCAATGCCTATCATCGATTGATCGTACCCTCCATCTTCAATTTCGACGGTCTGTATCTGGTGGAGGCCGTTGGACTTTGTAGATCCGTTCGGTTGGCTTcctgttatagtagtatcGTTGGCATTCTCCGTGACACTGCTTATCTCACCAAAAGCATTGATGGCTGGCGCAGTATCTTGCGCGCCGGTTTCGTTATCGTCACCTTCTTCCGTGGACTTGACAGCGGTGTCTTGCTCGTCATCTAGTCTCGGTTCGGCAGCTGCATCATTCGATGCAACACGCGACTCACCCTCACGCTGTTGTACACCATTGTCGTCAGTTGCTGGGCTTGAATTTGAAAGTGCTGAAGGAATGTCTCTCGGTGCTGTGATGTGGAATCGACGTACGTTTTGTGCAGGACCACTGCGGCTTCCAGGACGACTACTGGCATTCTGTTGACCTCCAGCCCCAGAAACTGAGCCTCCCTGACTCCCAGTCCTATTGTTTCGCTGAGGAAGGGTGCCCCCTTGATTGGCAGGGAAAcggttctggttctgggtTTGGAAATTATTCTTGGGGAATTGGTTCATCATCTCGGGATATGCTCCAGATTGATTATATCCACCCATCTGGTTGAACCCGTTGAAGTTTCCATAGCCCCCACCCATGCCATTCCACCCGTTGCCGTAACCGCCACCGTAGTTCATCATGTTCATGGCGGACATGTCGTTCATCCCCATGCCCATGTTTCCACCAAAGTTGCTGTACATGCCGTTCGAGTTGTTCATGTTATAATCTAAGCAGGTGTTAGTGGTCAAGCCTGCATCAACACATAACATGTAGACGTACCCATGGAGTTCATGTTGTTCCAATTGGCGTTGCCCATCATATTGGACATGCCATTGAAACCCATGCCGCCAAAGTTGCCTTGGCCTTGGAAGCCAAAGCCCATCGGACCCTGCATACCATTCATCGTGGAGTTGTTGCCCATCATGCCGGCTGGCCCATTGGTAGTGGTTTGTTCATCAGAAGTCGCATTCGCAGCAGATGGCTCCACGCTTTGCTTCGCAGTTTGCGAAACCAGGCTGCCACGTCGCTCCGGATCATCATTATCAAGGGCGCTAGGATCCTGCTCGAAATCAGC is a genomic window containing:
- a CDS encoding Homoserine O-acetyltransferase → MVTSIDANVAANGTHKYKRVTAQSENPYSGLIPDQTFAIIPEVTLESGVVLQDVSVAYKTYGTLSPGRDNAMVICHALTGSADVGDWWGPLLGGPGKAFDTSRFFVICMNSLGSPYGSASPVTARDGDVSNGRYGPEFPLTTVRDDVNIFKMLLDDLGVKQIAAVIGGSMGGMLVLEFAYFGKDYVRNIIPIATSARYSAWGISWGEAQRQSIYSDPKYDDGYYTFEDPPSTGLGAARMSALLTYRSRDSFESRFGRNTPDLSKKQSINTVPRPTTPSNEHWAIHNHGHKNAGSPRAASRTNSSAALNTSASAKTADLEFHDASNPSTPPLRRTDSTASAKSKPLAQHYFSAQSYLRYQGEKFIKRFDANCYIAITRKLDTHDISRYRYPEGEDEESLDPVTALHYALSLIEQPTLVLGIQSDGLFTYAEQQELAAHIPNATLKTIDSPDGHDAFLLEFDQVNRHLLGFLHEFLPDIMNRTPNPDIISSDSGMEATKTSTFGEAEVDDITAW
- a CDS encoding Beta-ketoacyl-[acyl-carrier-protein] synthase II — its product is MRTDGKWNAKEYLNAGDERRMARFAQYAMVASEEALSDAGWAPKKEEELEATGVYIGSGIGSLDDAYDTAVAFDKGGYRKVSPLFVPRLLINLAAGHISMRYGFMGPNHAATTACTTGAHSIGDASRMIQFGDADVMVAGGAESCIHPLAISGFARARSLATEFNDRPTEASRPFDKERDGFVIGEGAGVVVLEELEHAKARGARIYAEIAGYGLSSDAHHMTAPREDGQGPRLAMKKALKHAGLKPASVDYVNAHATSTPLGDAAENRAIKGLLLGEDGKAQASEINVSSTKGAVGHLLGAAGSVEAIFTILGLHNNILPPTLNLQNPGDPAAEFNCNYVANEAQQKEVNVAMSNSFGFGGTNASLLFRKM